The Neoasaia chiangmaiensis sequence GCAGGACGCGCGCCTGGTGGACGATCAACGGGTTGGCGCTCTCATTGGCTTTGCTCCCCCTGCTGACGGACAAAATCGTTCAATCTTTTTATCAGGCTGCGTTGGCCAATATCCTCTGTGCCGGTGCCTTCGCATTCGGCGCTTCAGGTCCGCGCAGTCTGCTTCAGGAGTTTGCCGAAGCGCGGCAGGGTTTCAGCTTCGATCCGGGACGGACGGATATTTCGCATTTCCTGCGTCTGTATACCCTCGCCTGGACGGCATTCTTCGTCTTGCGCGCCAGTATCTGGGTACTTTGTGGTGGCCATGATGGCGCAGCGACTTTCCTTCAATTGGCCATGCCGCTTTCATTTGCCCTGATGCTGCTGCTGAGCTTCAAGGGCGCGTGGGTGTTTCGCATCATGCAACGCGTAGGACTTATTTCGTGATAAACCAGTCAGAACAACGAACTTCGATATGCTGATCGCCGTTCCTTAGGAAATCGCACCGCGCTACGCGACGTGTCTGACGAAAAAACTGCCGCACACATCTCGTCTCCATAAGGCCGTGTACGCGCGATCATGCCTTCGGGGGATAAGCGTGCTTCATGCCGCAGTTTCATGCCGTCACCGTGGTCAGTCTCTTCGCCGCGACCCTGTCGATGGTGAGTTACGTGCCACAGGCCTGGGACATCATCAGGTCCCGCAATACGGACGGAATTTCTGTAAAAACATATATCGTGACCGTCGCGGGTTTCGTGGCATGGCTGACCTACGGCGCGCTGATCCGGCAATGGGCCATCATTGGCCAGAACATCATCTGTCTCGGATTGTCGAGCTTCATCCTGGCGATGAAGCTCCTGCCCCAGCAGAAGAAGGAAGCCGTCGCCGAAACATTGACACCACCGTTCGTCGACGACACCGGGCCATCGGATCGAAAGGCACCGTCTTCCTGAATTGTCGCGTCGCCACACGTCTGGCCAAGGCGATCCCGCGAAACTATATCGGCCCCAGCCGTGCCGCACGACGACCGCACGACCGCCGGAAGGCCGGGCCTCGCCCGAACGCCACGTACCAGCAGGAGGGGAAGCGCGCCATGACCGACATGATGATCGCAAGTGAGATCGCGACCTTGCGCGAAACCGTGCAGCAATGGAAGCGCGACCGCCTGCGCGTGGGCTTCGTGCCCACGATGGGCGCCTTGCATGAAGGCCATATCAGCCTCGTCCGTCAGGCATTGCAGGCCTGCGATCGTGTTATTGTCTCGATCTTCGTCAATCCGACCCAGTTCAACGACCCGACCGACCTCGCCGCCTATCCGCGCACGGAACATGCAGACGGCCGGCTGTTGCACGCAGCCGGCGCACACATGCTCTACACCCCGGACGCGGCGTCGATGTATCCGTCCGGTTTCAGCACGACGGTTCACGTCAGCGGCCTGTCGGAAGGGCTGTGCGGTGCATTCCGGCCCGGGCATTTTGACGGCATGGCGACCGTCGTCACCAAACTTCTGATACAGACGCAGGCGGATTGCGCCTTTTTCGGCGAAAAGGATTTCCAGCAGTTACAGATTGTCCGCCGGCTGGTCACTGATCTGGATATCCCGACCGAGATCGTTCCCTGCGCCACATGGCGTGAAGCGGACGATCTTGCAATGTCCTCCCGCAATCGCCGCCTTACCGCGCAGGGGCGCGAAACAGCCGCGCGATTGCCAGCGGCCATGCGGACGGCGGCAGCGGCGCTCGCAGGCGGAAGCGCCGTCGGCACCGTTCTGGCCACGTTGCGCGCGACCCTCGAGCAGGCGGGATTCGAGCCGGTGGAGTATGCCGAACTGCGAGAGGCTGCCGATCTTCAACCCCAGGGCATCGTGACGGATGGCTGCCGCCTTCTGGTCGCGGCCTGGATCGATGGCGTCCGTCTGATCGACAATATG is a genomic window containing:
- a CDS encoding SemiSWEET family sugar transporter gives rise to the protein MPQFHAVTVVSLFAATLSMVSYVPQAWDIIRSRNTDGISVKTYIVTVAGFVAWLTYGALIRQWAIIGQNIICLGLSSFILAMKLLPQQKKEAVAETLTPPFVDDTGPSDRKAPSS
- the panC gene encoding pantoate--beta-alanine ligase, which gives rise to MTDMMIASEIATLRETVQQWKRDRLRVGFVPTMGALHEGHISLVRQALQACDRVIVSIFVNPTQFNDPTDLAAYPRTEHADGRLLHAAGAHMLYTPDAASMYPSGFSTTVHVSGLSEGLCGAFRPGHFDGMATVVTKLLIQTQADCAFFGEKDFQQLQIVRRLVTDLDIPTEIVPCATWREADDLAMSSRNRRLTAQGRETAARLPAAMRTAAAALAGGSAVGTVLATLRATLEQAGFEPVEYAELREAADLQPQGIVTDGCRLLVAAWIDGVRLIDNMPVSLR